Below is a genomic region from Peptococcaceae bacterium 1198_IL3148.
GCTCGCTCACCTCAGAGCATAATCTAGTTTCCAGTAAGTGGCATGCAATACCAGCATTTGTTTTATGATTTAGTGCAATATTTACATTCTATATATTGCAATATTGCAATATATAGTGTATAATTATAGATGTAGGGAGGGAGTTGAGTTGAAAAAAAGAAACCCCAAGCCTAAGGATGAAAGAATTACTTTTTTAAAGATTAAAATTGCTAAACAAAAACCATTTGTAATTTTAAGTCATGCTAGGCAACGAATGAGTGAAAGAAATATTAGTTATAGAGATATAACAAATATACTTAATAGAGGATATAAACTAGACCGGCATGATAGTGGTAAGTTAGGAGATCCGACTGTTAGGATTATTGGAAAAAAAGTAACCGGTGAGTGGGCAGCTATAGCAATAGCGATAAACCCTAAAGGAAAAATTGTAGTGTTGACGGTGATGGATGATAACCGTCAGAAGAACTAGAAGAAAGGTTAAATAATTACCTTTCTTCTAGTGTAAACCTGGTTGACACTTTTAAGTATTTTGGAGGTATATATTATGGAGATTAAACAGATTCCTGTTAAAGAAATTTATCCTAACCCAAGAAATCCGAGAAAAGAATTTTCTACTGCAAGCATGGAAGAATTAGTTAAAAGCGTTAAAAATGTTGGGGTATTGCAACCGGTTATTGTGGTTTTTGATGATGTAAAAAATATGTATAGATTGGTAGCCGGTGAAAGGCGTTGGAGAGCTTCCAGTGATGCAGAATTGGAAACTATACCAGCTATTGTAAGAGATGTAACAGAAGAACAGGAATTAGAAATTATGGTTGTTGAAAATCTACAACGGAAAGATATTAACCCTATTGAAGAAGCAGAAGGTTTTAAAATGATGTTAGATAATCTTGATTATACACAAGAGCAATTGGCTGAAAAGTTAGGTTGTAGTCAGGCCCATATTGCTAATCGTATTAGGTTATTGAAATTACCTACTGATATAAAAGAAAAAATTTCACGTAAAATAATTTCTGCTGGACATGGGGTGCAATTGGTAAAAATAAATGAAACTGGTTTGTGTAAAAAAATAACGGAAGTTATTGAGAAAGAAAATGTACCGGTCGCTGAAACTAAAAACACAATACATAGGGTAATTGCCCTGGAGGGCAAACCGCTTTTTGATAATTATAATGATAACCCATTGTTTGATTTAGTTGGCTGTGAAAAATGCCAACATAATAAGCTTGGAAAAGCTTACTACACAATGGAATTAAGCCATTATTGTGTTAAAGTTTCCTGCTGGAATGAAAAGCAGGAAAAAGCTAAACAACTGAAGTATGAAGAACACCTGAAAAAAGTTGATTCTAATAATAATGAAATTGTTAATTTATCAAAGTTAAATTATAACGAGTATATAGAATTTGATGGTTATCAATTTAAGGTAATTGATAAAGCAGATTGTGAAGGCTGCCAATATTTAAAATTTGGAAGCCGTGATCCAAATAGTTATGACAGTGCAAATTTATATTGCTTTAATATTTCTTGTTTTAATAAGAAGAAAAGAGCTGCCACCATTGAAAGCAATAAAAATGAAAGGCAGAAGAGACAGAAGGAAGTTGAAAAAATTGGGGTATGGGCAAATAAAGCTGTGGTTGAAAAAATTACTAAAAGAGAAATTTTGTGGTTTGCTGTAATGATATTATCTTCTGTAAAAAACGATCAGGATAGACCAACGTTATATAGATATATGAAGGATAGGTTTGGCTGGGAACATGAATTTTGGAAGAGCCCATGGCAATTAAGAAATTTTTATTTTAATGATGCAGTTGATATACTTTCTACTTTGCCAGAGGTTAATTTAATAGAATTGATTTTTGAATGGCCGGCGATTGCAGAAGGTTTAATGAATTGTAATAAATATATCTTAGGTTTAGATGAAGAAATTTAAGAAAATAAAAATATTGTTCCTAGCTTGATATATATATTGCAATATATTATAATTGTGGAAAAATAGGTAATGGGAGGAAAGAAGTAATGGTAAATGATAGATGCGAAGTATGCGGAAGTCACAATGTTAAGCTAGGAACTATCTCCCTCGATTATCTTGGTAAAGAAATTAAAAAGGTACCGGCCATTATATGTTCAGATTGTGGTGAGGAAATGGTCACATCTGATGTTATGGATAAAGTAGACAAACTGGTTGCAGAGGGTAAGGAAGTTTACCAGGATGGGCCGGTTATTAATATACGGTATGGGGGTTGTGTAAATGAAGCGTAATGGGGTTATGGTGGATAATGATTTAAAAGTTCAAAAACCGATATACTTCCAAGTAAGTCAATTAAATCGTATTGATAAAGCTTATCCTGAGGATGGTTTTAAAAGTAGGGCCGATTATATTCGTACCGCTACAGAGCTTTTTCTCGATCTAAGGGATGCTGTTAAGGATAATAAATCTGATAGGGAAGTCTTAGATATTGTTGGGAAGCACTTAAGCTACTTAAATGAATAATATTGGAGGTATTCTTATGCCAAAAGTTATAACTGTCGCTAACCAGAAAGGTGGCTGTGCAAAAACGACAACCACTGCTAATTTGGGTGCTGCTTTGGCTATGAGTGGCAAAACTGTATTAGTTATAGATCTTGATCCTCAGGCAAATTTATCTTTGGGTTTTGGTTATGAATTGGGAGAAGATGAGTTATCTTCATACCATTTGATCACTGGTAGAGCACCATTAAATGATGTCATAAGAAGAACAGATATAAATGACTTATATGTAGTACCTTCGGCCATCGAGTTATCTGGTGCTGAAATTGAATTGACCCAAGCAATAGCCGGTGAAAAGAAATTATATAATGTTTTGAAGAAAAGTAATTTAGCAGCTTTTGATTATATTATTATTGATACCCCACCATTTTTCTCTAATGTGTTAACTAACGGATTGTCTACTTCGCAAGTTGTATTAATACCAGTTGAGTTGCGTAGGTATGGTATAGCCGGTCTGCGCCAGTTGTTAGGTATTATTGAAGCTGTTAAAGAGGGTGTAAATGAAGATCTTGATAGTTGGTATATATTACCTGTAATGACGGATTTAAGACAAAAGGAAGATAGAGAGGTTCTAGAATTTTTAAAGAATCATTATGATACTCATGTTTTAAAAACTAATATCAAGCGTAACATAAAAGTTGCTGAGGCCGTTAAGGAGGCAATGCCGGTAGTAGCCATAGATAAAAATTGCCCTGGGTCACTTGCGTATATTGAGTTAGCAACTGAAATTGAGGGGGTTTTAAATAATGTCAGTTGACAATCAACCCTTGGCTACCAGCAGAGTTGCTAAGCTGCTACAGGGTAGAAAAACCCCAATTCAAGATCCTATTGTTAACAAAACTGAAGATGATTCTCTTTTTAAACTTATTCCTATTGATAATGTTATTCCAGATCCGGATCAGCCAAGAAAAACGTTTTCGGAAGACAAGCTTTCTGAGCTTGCAGCATCTATTAAAGCAAGAGGTATTTTACAACCTATTAGGGTGGTACCAGCAGATGAGCCTGGAAAATATATAATTGTGAATGGTGAAAGGCGTTGGAGGGCTGCCAAACAAGCTGAACTTAAAGAGGTTCCGGCTTATATAGGTGAAGATACTTCAAAGAGTGAAAGATTAATAGATGGTCTTGTGGAAAATATTGTACGTGCTAATTTAAGCTCGATTGAAAAGGCCAATGCAATAGTTGAGATCCAAAAGGCTAATCCTCAATTATCTGATAAGGCACTGGCTAAGAAAATTGGTATTAGTCGTAACATGCTGTACCGGTTGCTTAATATTCACAAGCTGCCTGAGTATATGCATGAGATATTTTACGCTGAGAGGTTAACAGATCGTCATGCAAAAGCGTTGTTGATGTTAGATGAACATAAACAGCTGCAAGAAGAACTATTTCAAAACATATCTGATGAAAAAATATCAGGTACTGAAGCTATTAAGTTAGCAGAAGAATGGTTATCGCAGATAACTAAAAAATCACCAATATCTAAATTCTATGGTAGCTTTATTACAAAAATAAGCAAGATTGATAAGAAAGTTGAAAAAATGGATGAGACGGAAAAAAATTTAATGAAAGATCAAATTAAAGATATGAAAAGACTTTTGGATTCTTTAGAATCAAAACTTAAATAATTGACAACTATGGGTATTCAGATTATTAATCTGTTTACCCATATTTTTTAAAATCAGATTTTTAAAGGAGGAGTTATTTGTAATTCATGTCTAATAATTATTTTGGAGAGTATTTGGCCCAATTAAGGATAGAAGCAGGTTACTATGATAGAAAATCACTGGCTATAGAAAGTGGAATAAGTAATAGCACATTAACACGTATAGAAAATGGGGTAACTAAAAAGCCAGCTCCTGCAACCTTAGATAAATTAGCTAGTTGTCTTGATGTTCCGGTAGAGCAATTAATGAAGGTTGTTGGGTATTTATAAGGTAATATTCAAATGATTATGTTTTTTAAATAATGTCTAAAGTGTAAACCTGGTTTACACTCTGTTGATTTGTACCAGAGTATAAAACATTGGTATAGTAGTTTGTGTTTTAACTAAAAAGTTACTAGTATATTACTTTGACTTTCGCAGTGGCTGCAAACGCCTTTTTCTTTATAAAGTACTATAGGAATGATTAATCCTAATTGGCCAGCAATACACGTTCTATGTTGACCGTCAGAGAACTCATAATGACCACAATCATATTTAATGATAGTGATTGGAAATCGTTCAAGTGTAGAATATAGGATTGATGCTTTATAGTTACAATTACTTCCTTCTAAATTTACTGAGCATATACCATGGCCAATCTTATCACATGTATCTTTTGTAAAGTTAAAGCAAAATGTTTTACCCTCTGGAGAAAAATCGGATACTCTAATACCAGGCAATTAATTCCCCTCCTATTAATCATTTTAATTATTACTGCATACACAACTATAAATTGCAACTGCATATAATTTCAATCTATAAATCAAACAGATGTTTGTTATAATATTAATTGGTGATGCAAATGTCAAAACTTTATCGAGAACCAATTTATATATATACAGACAATAATAACATACCTAAAAAATTTATTTGGCGTAGGCGATTTTTTGATGTGCTTGGGTGTAGAGTTATTGAAGATATACCAGATTTCTCTGAATGGTGGCGCAAACGGCAGCCAACTATTTACAGATGTACTACTGACAAAAACATTGTTTGTGATTTAATTAAGAGGAATGAAGGTTGGGTATTGGAAAGAATTTGGGATTAAGCTAGGTAATTAAAAACTTAGCATAATATACATTTATAAAAGTTTAATTGTTTTCTTATATTGATAAACTTTGTATAATGTTATATTATTGCTATAAGAAAACTTTGCAAAATGTTATTGGGGTTATTTGTCAATTTACTTGGTTAAAGTATGGGGAGGGGTAATATGGAAAATAGTGTAGAGTTAGAGCAAGTACCTGAAATTTTGCAAAATGAAGTTAAAGATTATTTAAAGTCTTATCCAGATGCAAGAATTATTGATGTCAATTTAAGTAAGTCTACACCGTATAAAGATAAAACTATAATTGATAATTCTTACAGGGTATATACAGAACATGGCAATCTCTTGACGGTGTTCAGATATAATGTTTGTTCTAACCCTGATTTCACTGATTTTAAAGTATATAAAAACAGTATGATAGCCGGTGACATAGATGTGTTTATTAAGAAATCAAGATGGTTTTATAGATGGACTGAAGGTAAGTAAATAAAACTACTGTAAAAGGATGGTGATTAATATGGGTAATTTAACTCATGAACAAAAGGGTGTTCTTAAAAGAAAGGCAATGGACAGTATTAAAAAGGCTTTATTGGAAGAAAAATTGGCAGTGATTAAAGAACCGTGGGAAATAAGAATTACAAAACGGGCTGACGAGTATTTTGAAATTACAGGTCGCATGTCAAGTTTAACGGTCTATTTGACTGAAACAAATAGCGGTTATCTAGTTTCTGTTCCCAGTGAACAACGTTGTGGTCATGTACCAGCAGACTGCAATCAGTATGATATTGAAAACTATGTCGGTCTTGAAAATGATATTGATGCCACTACACTGGCGACCGGTGTAAGATGGTTAATTCAAAATGGTCATGCTGCCAATATTTAAGGGAGTTGATTAAGTGCCAAAGTATGAACTTGATGATAAAACAAAAGAAATTATATTAGGATTACTAGATAAGTGTGTAGAATTAAATATAGGCAACGTTAAATTCGAGTATTACCCAACACCGGGCGATTCCAGGAACGTTTATTTTGCACTAGTGGAAATGAAAGAATTCTGGGAGTTGACTGTTGAGGTTAAGGATTTTAGCGTTGGAAACTATATTGATATTTATAAGGTAGTTGATGGTGAAATTATTTTTAGACACTCGGAAAGTGCTTAATATTATAAATTTATTTAAAAACTGAAGCACAAATGCATCCAGGCGGTGGCAACAATGAACATAGATATATTTAAAGAGCATTTATTAGATGAAGATAAATCAATAAAGACTATCAATGGTTATATATCAGATCTGAAGGATTTTTTGGTATGGTTTGAAAAATCTAATGGATTTAGTGCTGGCGCAAAGGATATAACCAGTATTGACTTGAGGGAATATAGGCAATACTTGCTAAATAAAGGTTTAGCCGTAAGTACAATTAATAGACGTCTAGCAGCAATAAGAAAATATTTAACATGGGCTAATGAAAAAGGTTTATTACCAACTGGTTTACCGGCCCTTCCTAAAGAGTTGAAAGATAATAGTAGTAAAACAGCCCCAAGGTCTCTTACAAAAAAGCAGCAAGATGAATTTTTGAAGGTTGTTGAAAGAGGGAGTAATATTAGAGACATCGCAATAATAACATTGTTTATTAATACTGGCCTTAGAAATAGTGAGTTATGTTCATTGCAAATTAGGGATATAGATGTTTCTGCCCGTAGTGGTTGGTTAACTGTACAAGGGAAAGGTAATAAATTTAGGAAGATTCCTTTAAACAATGAAGCAAGAAAAGCGTTACAAAATTATTTTGATAATTATCGAGTAGGGGATTTTTTGTTTGTAAGTAGCAGAGGGCCGAAGGCAGGATCACGATTAACTAATGTTGCGGTACAAAATATTTTTAATAAATATAAAGATCAAGTGCCGTCTATGAGAAATGAAAAGAAAATTACTGTACATACTCTAAGACATACATTCGCTACCAGGTTGTTAGAGGCAGGACGGAACTTGGTGGAAGTACAAGCCCTCTTAGGCCATGAAAACATTAATACTACTGCAATATACACAAAGCCACATAAAAGTAGCTTACAGGCTGCTGTAGATAGTTTATGTGATGTGTAAACCTGGTTGACACTTTTAGTATTGTAATCACCATAGAACGTATGTTATACCAAAACAAACTTTACGTTCTATGGTGAAACTGAGAGCGTTGCCCAGGTCTTTTAAATTAACCCCAAGTTGTTAAGTCTATAAATAATTGATTCTTTACTAACCTTAAAATATATACTTAATTCTTTTGTTGTCATATCTTTATACAATTTTTTCATTAGTGTACCAGGCATTAATAATTCTGCTGCAAATGTATTTGCTTCCCATTCGATTGGGTTATTTTTTTTAGTAGCAGATTTCATTAAGTCCTCGACACAATAATAACGTTTATCATCATGTAAATAATAATGTCCTAACTCATGGGCTTTTGTGAACCTTGCAAGATTAGGGTAAGATACTAGATGCTTTTTATTGATACCCATGTAAGTATAATCGTTATCATGCATGAGACAGCCGCGAATATGGTCTGGAAAGTTCCATGGAATAAGTTCAACTCCTACTTGTTCGATTATTCCGTCAATATCCAATGGAGTAATAGATTCCTCTTTGAAGGTATAATATAAAGATATTGCTTTTTTTATAGCTCTTTTTGACATTATTATCCCACCGCCCTTTTATAAGAAAACACCTATCCCTTTTGGGGATAGGTGTTTTTAGTGCAACTTGGCAATCATAGTTGAATACAACCTTAGACCCAAAGCTTTGCGTCACCGATTTTCATCGGTTTTGCCCCTTAAGAATAAATCTATTTTCCCTTAATTATAGGACTTAAGCCATGTAGAAACAAGTATAAATTTGTAACTTCCTAATAGATAAACTATCTTTTATCTACTATTCTCTTTTTGATGTGTTCTTAGTTTGATAAATCTTATAAATTCTAAAATGGATTTTAAGCCTTCTTCATCAATATCTTTAGATTTTCGGTAGTAAGGAAGTTCACCGCTTTCTAATAATTCTATATATATATTTTGCAGTTCTGGATCTATTTTTGTAATATCTAATAATTCTTTTCCTGTCAGCAGATAATCTACAGTAGTATTTAATGCATCAGCAATAGCATTAAGTTTTGTTGCGCTAGTATCTTTTTGTCTTTGGTTTGTCTCTAATAAATAAATATATGTTTTAGAAGTGCCGCTTTCGGCTGCAAGTTTTTCCTGGCTCCATTTTTTTGATTCTCTTAGTTGTTTAATTCTATCTCCCATTGTCTGTTCAGACATACATATCCCTCCTTAGAATATGTAGTTGACATATGTTGCATTATCTAATATTATAACCATATATACATATAACAAATGTTAACATATAAAATGTACTGTGCTGGGGTTTGTGTTATAAAATTAGATTTAATTAGCTCAACATAGCAAACTAATAGTGTTTTTATTGGTATATAGCGCACAACTTCATTATTTCAGTATAACAAATGTTAATCACGATTGTTAGTTATAAGTTTAATAAATTCTGTTAAAGCTATTATTTCATCTTGCGATAAATTAGACACTTCATTTATTAGATTATTAATTTCCGGCCTGAATTTAGTATCTAGATAATTGTCACCACAAAAAAATTCTTCAATTGTTATGCCAGCTGCTTTACAGTAACCTTCTATCCTATCTATTTTAATGGTTGAATTATCGTTTTCAGTCCGGGATATAGTGGATTGGTCAACTTTTAAAATCTTAGCCATTTCAATAGTTGATAAACCTAATGTATTTCTAATTTTTTTTAATTTACCTGCAATGTCCATATATTTCTCCTTTTATGCATATTTTGTATATCTAATTATTGTAATCTATTTAAAGATATAAATAAAATGTAAAAAATGCATTACGCCTATTGCAATTATGGCAAATATACATTAAAATATACTCAGGTGATGCAAATTGTGCATAGATGTAGGCAAAAGAATTAAAAGATTACGAAAACAACAAAAACTTAGTCAAAGACAATTAGGTGAATTAACCGGCAAATCACAGGAAACTATTAGTCGTATGGAAAATGGAAAAATTGGTGTATCTCTAGTTTTTTTAAATAAATTATCTAAAATTTTTAAAATTCCTCTAGATTACTTTTTAAAGCAGAAATAATTTTTAAATTGCATTAAATTGCTTGCACTAATTTAACTTTAAACCAGTGCAAGCTTTTTAACTAAATTGTTCTTTGACAATTATACTCATGGTTGCCCGAGGCAGAGAGAGCATAACAACTGTGAGTTATAGGAGAATATTACCGGGCTTGGTGGATCATTACCTCACCTCGGGGATAAAGGGGAGCAGTATTGCCAGATCGCCATTTGTTGAGATTTCTACTTATAGAGATAGAAATTAGGCCGGGACGTTAGCAAACCCAAACGGTAATATTGATGATTAGAATCTAATACTAGGGCTTTTTATAAGCCCTAGTATTAACTGATAATTAAGTTGGGGGGATGTTTAAATTTATTATAACTCCTTGTTGGACATTATGAAGCATTTTGATAAAATGTTGTATTTTCACTCAAAACAGGTATCTTCATATTGCATATTATTAGCAGAAGAGTATGGTTTCAGTAAAGATTTTATTTCTGATGTAAAAATTGCTGGTTTATTACATGACATAGGCAAAATCAGTATATCTAAAGATGTTTTAAATAAAAAAAGCAAATTATCTCTAAACGAATATAGTTATGTAAAAAAACACTCTGTAATTGGCTACAATTTATTAAAGTCTATGTCTGTATCTAAGACTGTGCTTGATGGCGTTCTGTATCACCATGAGCGCTTTGATGGGAAAGGTTACCCAGAAGGTCTTAAAGGATCTGAGATACCAATCACTGGCCGTATTATGGGCCTTGTTGATGCTTATAGTGCTATGGTTATGGATCGTCCTTATCGACAAGCATTAACCCATAGTGCAGCATTATTAGAGCTAAGAAAAAATTCTGGTTCGCAATTTGATCCTAGCTTAATTGATTGTTTTGTTAAAAGTTTTAAGACTGACAAATTATTTTACGTAAAATAATTAGATTTTAAGGGGGTTATAAATTGAATAGTTGTAATTTTATTGGTAGATTAGTGGAGGATCCAAAGCAATATGGTGAAGGGGATAATGTAGTATCAACATTTAAGCTGGCGGTTAACCGGGCTTATACTAATAGTGAGGGCGAAAGAGAAGCTGATTTTCCGCGGTTTGTTGCAAAGGGTAAGTTGTCGCACTTAACACAAAAAAGTTTAAGTAAAGGTACTATGATAGGAGTAGAAAGTCACTTTCAAACACGAAAGGTAGAAGTTGATGGTGAAACAAAGTATTACGAAGAATTTGTTATAGAAAGGTATACTTTTGTTGAAAAGAAAAGGTAAAGATTAAATAAGGGGAAATGCTTTATGAAGATAATTAAGACTGCAATTTCAGTCTTATTTTTTTTAATAATGGTAGCATTACCTGCAAATAGTTATGCTTCCCAAGATCAATATGGTAATTACTACAGGGAGGCCAGGATTTTTGGTAAGGTTATCAATGATCATATAGTTTTTGGCAGCTTGATGTTCAGGGCAAATAATGGAGAATACATAAATTATGCGGATAAAACCTATTGGCAAGTTTATCCGATGTACCCAGATGATCTTTTAGATATTCAAAACAACATAGACAAAACGGTAGTTATAAACTGTAGGATGTTTAATGGACAAGCATATGGTCAAGAAACTGTAGCATTTTATAACGTGAAGCAGGTTAATTACAACATTGAATTATCAGATGAGATTGTCTTTGGCCGTCTTAAGTCACCTTATAAGATGATAGGTTTTAGTATTGACAAGGATAGTGTTTTAAAGGATTTGCTACAAAATTTAAAGAGTTTGTCAAATGTAAAGCTTGAAGATAGTAGTGAAACCAATCGAAAAGCTGTATATGACTTAAAAAATAACAGTTTATTACCGGTGTGGTTGTTAGCTAAGAATGAAGATGTTGAAAACAATTTAGAAAGTCGTACTGATTTATTAGTTATTGCAGAACTCAATCAAGGCAATAACCATCTTGTTAATGCTGTAGATATAAGTGAAGGTCACATTAAAAATTTATTATCTAATGTATCTTTGGCCGGTAGTTGTGATATAGATCCTGGACCGATGGCAATCTACGGAAAAATTGATAAAGTTAAAAAGGAAAAAGAAAATATAGAATTGGTTTATATCGAAGGAGCTGCAGCAAATAATTTTGATGGTTGGAAGAAAATATTTATAAAAGGAACAGATGATCCATCCAGTATAGGGGAGGAACGTATTCGAGTATCAATACCGGCCAATGAAGTAAAAAAAGGGGAATATATTTTTGTTGCTGGTACCAAGGTTTACGATGATGAAGAAAATGAATATTATGTAAGACCGGACGTTTATTTGAATAAAGATGAGTTGCTACATGCATTGACAGTATTAAGAAATCTAACTAACTAATAGAGGTGGGTTATGAAAAAATGGGTAATAACAATAATTATATGGATGATATTAATAATATCATTAATTTTAAGTGTTCGCAGCTCAACGGTAGCAACAATGATAATGAAAAACACCCAAGATGTTGCAACTATAAGTCAGATAAATGAACAACAAATTGTCATGAGCTTTGCCAGTGCCTATGTGAGTGAATTTGCAACTTTAGATAAAGATGAACCATTAGAAAATCGCGTTAACCGTTTAAAGCTATTTAATAAGAACTTGATTGAAAGCTACAGGTTACAGGATATAACAGGATCTTATAAACCTAGCAGTGTTTCTGTTTTATCTTGTGTTAAAAATAAAGACAGTTATTTTGTAACTGTTTTAGTTAATAGTTTAAACAGTGAACCTTTATGTTTTAAGTGTAGAATTGGTTTAAGTAATGGCAATCCTTATTCTGCATCTATACCAGTTTTAGTACCGTTTGAATTAGCTTCAGAGAAAAGAGATAGTAATTATAGTTATGGAGTAAGCGACGAGTTAAAGGTTTTTGCTGAGAGGTTCTTAGAATCTTATTTGCAGGGTGAGAATAAAGCTGATATATCAATTTATACTGTGCAGGATAGCGAACTTAAACCGGTTGGTAATAGCAAGTTAGTAAGTGTAACCGGTGTAACTAGTGAGAGTAAGGTTGAACAACCTAAAAAAGTACAGGCCCAATACTGGGTAGACGTTCAAGGCGCTGTAATTAAGCAGCATGCAATCATTGAAGTACAGTGGGAAAATAATAAACCTTTAGTGGTATCTATAAACCCAATATAAAGGAGTGATCTCTTTGTTGAACAATAAAAAGACAAAGTGCATAATCTTAATATTTATGTTTTTACTGGCATTTGCTTCCCCGGCTTTTGCAGATGCTACGGTAGAAGAAATTAATAATCAGGTAAGTAAAACTGCTTTGTTTATTGCTCTAAGTTTTATTGTGATTATATCAATTCTCTTTATAATTAAACACCAATATGTATTCTTAGCTGCTTTCTTGGTTGTTTCAACTGTAGTTTTGTTAATTATTGCTACTAGTGGGATGATATTATTGGTACCGGTAAAATGGGTAGCAGGTTGGTTTGGAATAGATATTATTATTTCTAACTAATTGGTGATAT
It encodes:
- a CDS encoding helix-turn-helix transcriptional regulator; this translates as MSNNYFGEYLAQLRIEAGYYDRKSLAIESGISNSTLTRIENGVTKKPAPATLDKLASCLDVPVEQLMKVVGYL
- a CDS encoding DUF4258 domain-containing protein; translation: MKKRNPKPKDERITFLKIKIAKQKPFVILSHARQRMSERNISYRDITNILNRGYKLDRHDSGKLGDPTVRIIGKKVTGEWAAIAIAINPKGKIVVLTVMDDNRQKN
- a CDS encoding ImmA/IrrE family metallo-endopeptidase, translated to MSKRAIKKAISLYYTFKEESITPLDIDGIIEQVGVELIPWNFPDHIRGCLMHDNDYTYMGINKKHLVSYPNLARFTKAHELGHYYLHDDKRYYCVEDLMKSATKKNNPIEWEANTFAAELLMPGTLMKKLYKDMTTKELSIYFKVSKESIIYRLNNLGLI
- a CDS encoding helix-turn-helix transcriptional regulator, with protein sequence MDIAGKLKKIRNTLGLSTIEMAKILKVDQSTISRTENDNSTIKIDRIEGYCKAAGITIEEFFCGDNYLDTKFRPEINNLINEVSNLSQDEIIALTEFIKLITNNRD
- a CDS encoding helix-turn-helix transcriptional regulator, translating into MSEQTMGDRIKQLRESKKWSQEKLAAESGTSKTYIYLLETNQRQKDTSATKLNAIADALNTTVDYLLTGKELLDITKIDPELQNIYIELLESGELPYYRKSKDIDEEGLKSILEFIRFIKLRTHQKENSR
- a CDS encoding tyrosine-type recombinase/integrase, which translates into the protein MNIDIFKEHLLDEDKSIKTINGYISDLKDFLVWFEKSNGFSAGAKDITSIDLREYRQYLLNKGLAVSTINRRLAAIRKYLTWANEKGLLPTGLPALPKELKDNSSKTAPRSLTKKQQDEFLKVVERGSNIRDIAIITLFINTGLRNSELCSLQIRDIDVSARSGWLTVQGKGNKFRKIPLNNEARKALQNYFDNYRVGDFLFVSSRGPKAGSRLTNVAVQNIFNKYKDQVPSMRNEKKITVHTLRHTFATRLLEAGRNLVEVQALLGHENINTTAIYTKPHKSSLQAAVDSLCDV
- a CDS encoding helix-turn-helix transcriptional regulator, translating into MCIDVGKRIKRLRKQQKLSQRQLGELTGKSQETISRMENGKIGVSLVFLNKLSKIFKIPLDYFLKQK
- a CDS encoding ParB/RepB/Spo0J family partition protein, whose protein sequence is MSVDNQPLATSRVAKLLQGRKTPIQDPIVNKTEDDSLFKLIPIDNVIPDPDQPRKTFSEDKLSELAASIKARGILQPIRVVPADEPGKYIIVNGERRWRAAKQAELKEVPAYIGEDTSKSERLIDGLVENIVRANLSSIEKANAIVEIQKANPQLSDKALAKKIGISRNMLYRLLNIHKLPEYMHEIFYAERLTDRHAKALLMLDEHKQLQEELFQNISDEKISGTEAIKLAEEWLSQITKKSPISKFYGSFITKISKIDKKVEKMDETEKNLMKDQIKDMKRLLDSLESKLK
- a CDS encoding HD-GYP domain-containing protein, which produces MKHFDKMLYFHSKQVSSYCILLAEEYGFSKDFISDVKIAGLLHDIGKISISKDVLNKKSKLSLNEYSYVKKHSVIGYNLLKSMSVSKTVLDGVLYHHERFDGKGYPEGLKGSEIPITGRIMGLVDAYSAMVMDRPYRQALTHSAALLELRKNSGSQFDPSLIDCFVKSFKTDKLFYVK
- a CDS encoding ParB/RepB/Spo0J family partition protein, encoding MEIKQIPVKEIYPNPRNPRKEFSTASMEELVKSVKNVGVLQPVIVVFDDVKNMYRLVAGERRWRASSDAELETIPAIVRDVTEEQELEIMVVENLQRKDINPIEEAEGFKMMLDNLDYTQEQLAEKLGCSQAHIANRIRLLKLPTDIKEKISRKIISAGHGVQLVKINETGLCKKITEVIEKENVPVAETKNTIHRVIALEGKPLFDNYNDNPLFDLVGCEKCQHNKLGKAYYTMELSHYCVKVSCWNEKQEKAKQLKYEEHLKKVDSNNNEIVNLSKLNYNEYIEFDGYQFKVIDKADCEGCQYLKFGSRDPNSYDSANLYCFNISCFNKKKRAATIESNKNERQKRQKEVEKIGVWANKAVVEKITKREILWFAVMILSSVKNDQDRPTLYRYMKDRFGWEHEFWKSPWQLRNFYFNDAVDILSTLPEVNLIELIFEWPAIAEGLMNCNKYILGLDEEI
- a CDS encoding ParA family protein; protein product: MPKVITVANQKGGCAKTTTTANLGAALAMSGKTVLVIDLDPQANLSLGFGYELGEDELSSYHLITGRAPLNDVIRRTDINDLYVVPSAIELSGAEIELTQAIAGEKKLYNVLKKSNLAAFDYIIIDTPPFFSNVLTNGLSTSQVVLIPVELRRYGIAGLRQLLGIIEAVKEGVNEDLDSWYILPVMTDLRQKEDREVLEFLKNHYDTHVLKTNIKRNIKVAEAVKEAMPVVAIDKNCPGSLAYIELATEIEGVLNNVS
- a CDS encoding YgiT-type zinc finger protein, with the translated sequence MVNDRCEVCGSHNVKLGTISLDYLGKEIKKVPAIICSDCGEEMVTSDVMDKVDKLVAEGKEVYQDGPVINIRYGGCVNEA